The genomic segment CGGTCGTGGTCAGCCACTTGTCGCCGACGGTCGCCTGGATCACCGCGACCCGCTTGCCAGCCAGTGAGTTCTCGTCGGTGACCGGCGAGCCCTCCTTGGCCTGGATGCTCATCACCTCGTAGTTGTAGGGCGCGGAGAAGTCGACGTTCTTCTTGCGCTCCTCGGTCTGCGCGATCGCGGAGCTGGCGAGGTCGAACTGGCCGTTGGCGACCTGGCCGAGCAGCGAGGAGAACTCGGTCGCGGAGAACTCGAGCCGGAGGTCCTGCTTGGCCGCGATGGCCTTGAGCAGCTCGTTGTCGAACCCGGTGTAGTTGCCGTTCTCCAGGTAGATGTTCGGCGGCGCGTCACTGAGCGTGCCCACGCGCAGGGCGGCGGAACCTTCGTCGCCGCCGCTGCACGCGGTGAGCAGGAGCGCGGCGGACAGGGTGGCGAGCAGTGCCTTCTTCATCGTCATTTCCCCTCAGAGACCCGGGTTCGGCACCGGCAGGCCGGGACCACCCGGCGCCAGCTCGGCGGGCAGCGGCTCGGTCTTGAAGAACTGCCCGTGCAGGCGCTGGACCGTGCCGTCGGCGATGGCCGCGGACAGGCCCCGGTTGAGCTTGTCCAGCAGTTCCTTGTTGTCCTTGCGGACGGCGAACGCGGACGGGGTGTCCTTGGTCTCCACCGTGTAGCCGAACTCCAGCGGCACGTCCGGGTTCTGGTCGAGGTACTTCTGCCCGATGTCCTTGGGCACCACCCAGCCGTCGAGCGTGCCGTTGCGCAGCTGCGCGAAACCGGCGTTGTAGTCCGGGAAGCGCACCACCTCGGCGCCGGGGACCTTCTTGCTGGCGAAGTCGTCCTGCACGGAGGCCTGGACCACCCCGAGGCGCTTGCCAGAGAACTGCGGGATCTCCTTGAGCCCGGCGTCCTTCTTCGTCACGATCGTGGTGAAGCCGGTGCTGTAGCCGTTGGAGAAGGCGACGGTCTTCTTGCGCTCGTCGGTGGTGGAGATGGTGGAACTGCCGATGTCGAAGGTCCCGTTGTTCACGCTGGCCAGCAGGCTGGCGAACTCGGTGCCGACGAACTCCACCGAGAAGCCCTCGCGGCGGGCGATGTCGCGCAGCAGCTCGTTGTCGTAGCCGGTGAAGGTGCCGTTCTCCAGGTAGATCGACGGCGGCGCGTCGGCGAGGGTGCCGACCCGCAGGGTCTGCCCGCCGGGGTCACCGGCGGACGACCCGCAGCCGGCCAGTGCGAGCAGCGCGGTGGCGATGGCAAGGGTTCTGGACAGCGTGGATCTCATGCTTCTTTCCGGGGTTCGGGCGCGTGTCGGCGCGGCAGGTTCGCGCCAACACTAAGGATTTCGCCCGTCCCGGAAATGCCGTCCCACACCGTGGACACGCCCCGGTGCGCTTGCTCACAGGAGGTCTAGAGGATGGCCGCCGGCGCGTAGTCCGCGTGCTCGGGGAAGCGCTGCAACACGCTCTCGACGCGCTTGACCACCGCGTCGACCTGAGCCGTGGCGACCCCGGTGAACGAGATGCGGTCGGCGAGCAGTTTCTCCAGCTCACCGGCGTCCAGCGGGATCCGCTCGTCGGCGGCGAGGCGCGCGACGAGGTTGTTCTCGCCGGTGCCCTCCTCGCGCATGGCCAGCGCGACGGCGACCGCGTTCTCCTTGATCGCCTCGTGCGCGGTCTCACGGCCGACGCCCGCGCGCACCGCGGCCATCAGGACCTTGGTGGTGGCCAGGAACGGCAGGTAGCGAGCAAGCTCACGGTCGACGACGGCCGGGTAGGCGCCGAACTCGGTGAGCACCGTGAGGAAGGTCTCGAAGAGGCCGTCCAGCGCGAAGAACGCGTCGGGCAGCGCGACGCGGCGCACCACGGAATCGGAGACGTCGCCCTCGTTCCACTGGTCGCCGGAAAGCTCGCCGATCATCGAGAGATACCCGCGCAGGACGACGGCGAGTCCGTTGACCCGCT from the Amycolatopsis magusensis genome contains:
- a CDS encoding ABC transporter substrate-binding protein — encoded protein: MKKALLATLSAALLLTACSGGDEGSAALRVGTLSDAPPNIYLENGNYTGFDNELLKAIAAKQDLRLEFSATEFSSLLGQVANGQFDLASSAIAQTEERKKNVDFSAPYNYEVMSIQAKEGSPVTDENSLAGKRVAVIQATVGDKWLTTTVPAAQAVRFPDYAAALTALKTDSVDAYILDLTIAEKNVTDDRNNTGAKLKVVKPFTTDVPHGFAVRKGNTELLGKLNEGLKQVIADGTWARLHQQFLPTAPAAPEFQAS
- a CDS encoding substrate-binding periplasmic protein, with amino-acid sequence MRSTLSRTLAIATALLALAGCGSSAGDPGGQTLRVGTLADAPPSIYLENGTFTGYDNELLRDIARREGFSVEFVGTEFASLLASVNNGTFDIGSSTISTTDERKKTVAFSNGYSTGFTTIVTKKDAGLKEIPQFSGKRLGVVQASVQDDFASKKVPGAEVVRFPDYNAGFAQLRNGTLDGWVVPKDIGQKYLDQNPDVPLEFGYTVETKDTPSAFAVRKDNKELLDKLNRGLSAAIADGTVQRLHGQFFKTEPLPAELAPGGPGLPVPNPGL